Genomic segment of Solidesulfovibrio fructosivorans JJ]:
GTACTGGCGATGGTTGATGGAGACGCCGATCATCGGCGGTTTGTGTCCCACCCGCGTCACCCAGGCGGCGGCCATGAAGTTGGGCCGTCCCTCGACCATCGCCCCGACCAGGGTCACGGGCATGGGCGGCAGGATCTCCGGGTCCAGGCGCACTTTCTCCATACTATTTCAGCTCCTTGCCGATGGAAAAAGCCAGGCCAAGATCGCGGCCCAGGCCGTAGTAATGCCGGTCCTCCGGGGCGAAGATGATGGGCTTTATGGCCGCCGCATCCGGCTTGCCGTCCTTCATGCACGCGCCGTCCACTTTCACGTCCAGCACCTCGCCCACGAACATGGTGTGCTGGCCCAGGTCCTGGACATGGATCAGCTTGCATTCCACCGTAAGCGGACACTCGGCAACATAGGGCGCATCCACGAGCTCGCTTTTCACGGCCGTGTAGCCGCACACCGCGAACTTGTCGGCATTTTTGCCGGAGACGATGCCGCAGTAGTCCACCTTGGCCACATCCGCCTCGGCGGCGACGTTTATCGTGAACGCCTTGCGCTCCATGATGGCGGCATAGGAATAGCGGGGCTTTTGCAGCGAAACGGTCATGCACACCGGCTTGGAGCAGCATATGCCGCCCCAGGCCGCGGTCATGAGGTTGGGCTTGCCGTCCGCGTCGTAGGTGCCGATCAGCCAGGCCGGTGTCGGCAGGGTCATGCTTTTCGCGCCAAGGGAGACCTTTTCCATTATCATACTCCTTCGTGTTCAGTCCGTTGCGCCGGGTAGTCCCGGCCAGCCCGCCAGCAGGGGGCGACCGGTTCGCCGACGGAAAAATACCAGCCACTGGAATAGTCGAACAGAAGCGGCCTGGCTTTTTCCAGGTCCACCTTGCCCTCTTTGAGGCAGGATTCCTCGGCGTAGGAACCGGCCAGCTCGCCCACGAACACCTCGTGGGCCGGCAGGTCGATCACCTGATGCAGCTTCAGTTCCAT
This window contains:
- a CDS encoding flavin reductase family protein, with product MEKVSLGAKSMTLPTPAWLIGTYDADGKPNLMTAAWGGICCSKPVCMTVSLQKPRYSYAAIMERKAFTINVAAEADVAKVDYCGIVSGKNADKFAVCGYTAVKSELVDAPYVAECPLTVECKLIHVQDLGQHTMFVGEVLDVKVDGACMKDGKPDAAAIKPIIFAPEDRHYYGLGRDLGLAFSIGKELK